The region TTCTCTATCTTCTGTTCAATTAACCCCCCTGCTCGTTTAATATGCTAACACACATGCCATACCATAGATATATCCATAGCCCTGCAGAGTATCGTTTATAGTAGGGCATCTGCAGGGCTATGCCAGAGTACGCCCTAAGCGCCAGTTCTTTATCATTCCTTATTCCTGATTTCGGTTTTCCTGTTCTGTTTATCGTTTTCTTATAGACTGACCTCAACAAGTCCCGTACCCACCGGACACTATGAATGATCGatcaccacacacacaaaagccacaaaccacaaacacacacaccgatCTATGTACACTATACAGAGATTTTCTGCTATCCTACAATTGTACATACATCAGTACATGTTAAGCGCTATAAAATATCGTATTGTTCATAAGTATCGCATGATATACGTAGTTAGCCGTAAGAGCACAAATTAAagtattatattttgtataaaaatgATTCGCATTCCCAAATTCATCGCTCCGCATCCCTTCCTCTTTGAATCCCCACTTTCAGCACCGAAGAGTGTGTGATCTGTCTGCGTCCCACGCCGCACACTCGCCTGGCGACACAGGAACAATACCACAGCATCAATATTACCGATTTTGTTTAGGAActacaagtacatatattcaaaTGTATGAATCTTTTGTAGAACTGGTCCAGTCCTTGCTCTCCAGCCTGGCGTGCTCTTCGGTTTCAATTGTTCATTAATTTCTGGTCCGGAATCCTGACTGTCGGATCACCTCATCACTCGGCTTCAGGGTTTCTTCAACTGGCAGTGTCACGCTCTGGAAGACTGTTCCTAAGTGGAGAAACGAAACACTAGTTTAAGCAAGTTGTTGCCTTGGATGGGCGAACTTGCCATGAGGCATAGTTGAAGCAGCAAAGGCAGTCCCTATAGCTGCTgccatatacaaatatatacagtATACAAATTCAGGAAACACCAAAGACGGACATGCACCTGCTTTACTTTGACTTTTAGTTTATTTCCGAACATGACTTGAAGTTACAGCAAAAGTTAAGGTTAAACTAAAAGATATTTATGATGGTCCGATCTGATGCCAAAAGTCTATCTTAAGTACGAAAACATGTTGGTAACATGGGGAATTAACGTCATTCCGAATGTAGATATagcgaaaagaaaacgaaacccAAAACACTGTGAAGGTGGCCCCAACCATTTGACCCATTTTAGTATACATTCTAAAATTAGCTACTAATTGTCTAGTTTTATCAATTATGTGCCAATGCGTGCAAAAAGTTTTGTCGTAACGATTAATTGTTAATAATTGTTTTAAATTCTAAGTTTCTTGCGTTTtagcattttgttttttctttttttgtttagtttttcttAAGGTCACATTGTTTATATCACTGAAAATCTAATTTAAATCTATTTAAAACTTAGAGTAAAACAAATATAGTGAAATTAGTGAAATCAAAAATAATGTAAGAAACAAGTGGGGAGAAATATCATTTTGCTGTCACCTTAAACATAATAATTGATGTTCTGCGAATAAAGCTTGttcaaaatatcaaaaaagtTTTGTCATTTTTCAATTCTAGTGGTTCTAAGATCCTATATACTTATAAGTCtacatgtatacatacatgGGGAGTTTAGTCCTATGTCTGTATGTGgttgtgagtgtgagtgtgtgtattGATGCATATGAAATCTACAATTAAAAACTATGAACGCTTAATGGTAATCGTTTCCCTATATCGGTCATGTCTGCCTGTATCcgatctacatatgtatgtatgtctgtctaTATAATGTGTGCGCTATAATTCGATTTGAATTGTACTaagtatgtgtgtgggtgtgtgaaTGTGTTTTCTATCGAAAAGAAATTCGAGTCATGGTTTATGCCAGAAACCATTTCATACGCCTGTAAACTGCCGCACAACTTCTGCGAAGCTTGGGTGTATCTTTCGCGTCCTTCTTCCTTTCTTATATAAAATAACAATTCGCTATAAACTAACTAACGCACATGTCGGGAGTATTGGGGGATCGGGGGTGTTTGGATGGGGATTTACTCATCTTAAAGGTAGTATCAAATGCATTCGCCAGGATTCTGGGCACAATATTTGGGGAACAGGGCCTCCGCCTTGATTCCTAGCTCGACGAGACGGGTGCGAAACAGCGAGATGCGGCGGAACACCTCCGGGGCCATAATATCCAGATCATGATCATCGCTGGGATCCGACCACAGGCGCTCGCCCAGGGCACCGGCACGGGGCCACAGCCGATTGTCCAGCTGATTCTCGTCAACCTGCTCCGTCCACAGGCAGGCCTCTCCGCCCAATACCTGAAAGGAGTTTGGAGATTAGATAATGCTATCCTCCAATTGAGAAATGCCTGTAGGAACACACCTGCTTGCGCCGCTTCTTGTCCAGACGCATGCGTTCCCAGGGCCGATGCTTGTAGACGTTTTGCCAGGTGCGATAGGGGGAGCAGGCGGCCTCTCCTGTGCTCCGCCAGCTGCCGAAGCCGCAGTCCAAGTACCAGGCATCAACGTGCGAGAAGATCACGTTGTATCCATTATCCAGAAGGTCGTAGTTCTCCTGCCAAGTGCTGCCGCCCCACACCTGCACCGTGAATTGACTATTTGGAAGACACTTGGTGTTGGTCAGGGCGCTTGACCAGACGGCCAAATACTTGGGGGCCACACCATTATTCGCCAGCTTCAGCCTGTCAGGAAAGGGAATACAGATCGCTAGAAAAGTGGTAGGCTATAAGAGGGAATAAGCCACTTACCTGGCCATCGCCTGCAGCATGAAATCGCACCACAAGCCCCGCAGATCCGTGTCGTTAAAGTACTGGGCCCAGCAGTCGAGATTCACCTCGTCGCCGCCCAGATGAAAGAGGTCCGTGGGCCCCGTCGCCTGAAGCAGCTCCTCGTAGAGGCGCTGCAGGATGAGGTAGGTGTGGTTGTTCTTCGGATTGAGCTGCCCGCACGGTGGCTCTCCGCAGTAGAAGCTCCACGGCTGCTGATTGATGCACACGGCCAGCTCGCCCATGCCCCTCTTGGgcccccagtcccagccatTGCCGGCATGGGCCGGTGCATCGATCTCCGGTATCACCTGCACGCCATGGATCTTGGCAAAGTCGGCCACCTCGCGCACATCCTGCTCCGTGTACGTCTCGCCCTCCGAGTAGGCCCCGTGCTCGGCCAGCTCCGGATAGTTGCGCGAGATATACGGAAAGCTCTGCGCATCTGTCAGATGCCAGTGAAAGCGATTCAGCTTGGACAGACCCATTCCCACGATCGTTCGCTTGATCGCCTCCACCGAGAAAAAGTGGCGTGAGGTATCCAGCATCAGGCCGCGATAGCGGAACTTCGGGGCATCCTTCACCTTGCTGTTGACGTACGTGTGCAGCAGGTGATCCTCGTCGTCGAACCAAATGAGTTGCTGCAGCGTGGACAGGCCGTGGCGGGCCCCAAAGAACGAGTTCGCCGTGATCTCCACCTGCAGGCGGTGGCCTTCcgctaaaaaaaacaaaaggaagatGTTAGACGTGGCTAAGATCGGGCTACAATCCGTCTCTTACTGATGGCGGTCAGCTCATAGCTCTCATCGTTATCCAGGCTGAAGCTGACATCTCCGGACTTTTGCACGCTGATCTTCACCACCAGACTCTCCAGAACACCTGGTCGCCTCTCCCCAGAAATAGCGGCTCCTACCACATCGTTCTGCGATGCCCACGATGAGGATTCACTTTCGCCCGTCTCAGGTGGACTGGTAGCGTAGTCCAGTCTCTGGATCTGGCGCAGATCCTTGAGGAAACAGTCAAaggccagctgcagctgcttccGCACCTCCCGATGCGGTGTGTCCTGCTCCAGTTGCACAACATTCACCGAGAAGCTGGTTGTGTGGGCGCTGACCAATGATTTGACGGTCGGTGCTGGCCAGATGTTGACGTACCCGCAGGTCATCGAGCAGGTGATGAAGGAGACACGTTTGCCGGTCTTCCCAGGATGATAGCTCACCCGCATACATCGGTCATTCTCGCATTTGTATGTCCAAAACTTCTCCACGGGTCTGTAAAACGAAGAGGAATGGGCTTCAGTCGGGGAATCATCTCCgtaattaatattttgcaCTCACATGGGAAAGGAGGAGCCGTCCTTGTGACTGTGGGGGCGTTCGAACGCCTCGCTGTACGCCTGTGTCTTGCTGCCACCCTGGTTCCAGTACAGCACGGTGAGGATGAAGATGGCGCCCGAGAGGAGCACCAGAAGAGCCCGGCGCAGCGACACGGccagtgacatcttaaagagATAACGTAGGCTGTAATTAAGATGGATATCCGGTTAATAATTGGGCCCCCAAAGCAGACGTTTGTATGTAAGtgccccatccatccattcaccCAGCGACTGACATCATCACATCACCTCACGGCAAACGAGGTTCAAggaaccaaaaccaaacaataaGGAACCATATTAAGGGATTGAGGGGTATGGGGGGCCACAATGGGCGTGTCTATCAGTTCCGGTCTGCTCTACTTCGCTCGAGTAACGAGGACACCTCGAACTTTAATCAATGCTCGCAACTTGGGGGCTTGACGAGCGATAAAATCAAAGGAAACCCCAAAGCAAAGCCCAGAACCCCTTGCCACATGCCAAATGCCATTTAGCTCCGAATTGTTTGTCTTCCGCGACTTTCCCCCAAACACAAAGGCACAATTGGCTCTCCCTTTGGCAGCCAACAAATGAAAGGATTTCTTACACTGCATACAGCTTTCGTTTTGTGGAAGAGCAGTCATCTTTATAAAGTTCCATATAAACTagaaatttttttgtttcgggtatatttaattgaatttaaaaagCAGGCTACTTCTTTTTTGGCATTGGAAGTTTAAAGACCTTTGTAATGACTCTGAGGAGAGGAAGATACAGCGGTGATGGGTATAGGTAGGACACACATACTTTTGAAGGATTCGGGAGAAACCCTCTTCCTCTGCTCTCCCACACCATATCCCACCTCATATAGCTCTAGCCACATCcccatatatttttatttacatatttccaTAGCCATAATATCACGTTTAATGCTTCCTTATCgatttcaaatcaaattactTAACAAAAGAGTAAGTAAGAGACCCAGATACACAAATATTCTACGATTCTaggtttttcgttttcgtaaTAGAAAAACGGCACTTTTAAAGTTTCCATAGTGGAGGGAACGAGGACAGGACCTTGCCACCAGTGACTGGCTGACTGGTGCCTGGCACCGTATCGGATTCGGGGCGAGGGCGGAGCACACGCCCTGGCTGCACCCCGCACCTGTAACCTTTGCGTGCGACTGTGGCAATCGATGCTGGGGTTGGAACGCTTAAGGCTTCATgtgaaaatatgaaatactttcccaggacatgcaacacatgcacatacatatgtgttatggtaaaaaaaaaataacaggAATCTTGCAGAACATGTGATATCCTGCTTTCTGGCAGTCACGTTGCCAATGCTGTTATTCTTTGGCTTGACCTACCCGttgcctccccctccctcctcccccctcccgctATTTCCCCTCATTAACCATGAAGGCTGTGAATAATAAATCAACAGGCCGTACATAATTAATGCTTAAAAAACAGTGAcgaggggggagggcgagAGCGGTGTGTGTGGTGCAAGAAGAAAGGATTGCTGTCGCTCGACGGTGACAGCCTCATTAGTTGCCACAGAAATACGACAAacgcacgcacacatgtgCACTAATTGCGGCCTGtcgaaaatatttgtatgaaATGTAGCATACATTGCAGCGGCGACGCACTGTTTCCCTGGGATTCCCCCGCAATTCGGTTTGCCTTACCCTTGGCGCGTGCGCAGTGACGCACTGAATGACCAGAAGCGCCAAAAACtatccatcatcatcatctcatgtctgtatgtgtgtgtgtgtgtgtgtgtgtacgggATCCGCGTCTCTAATGAGTCACGTTTccgcctgccactgccgccgtctgctgctgccaactGTTGAAAGGCTCAGGCGTGAcatacaaacaacaaaaagtggcGCAGCTTTTCAGCTGCTGGCCAGTTGCCCCtcctgcgtcctgcgtcctgtgTCCTGCCGCCTGTCTTCTTCTGAATTGACAAATTTTCCTCCACACAAATCTAAAATTATGCCAGCGCACAGATTGAGATGGGAAAACTAAAATTGTAACAACTTTGGCGACATTCACGGCCGCCAAaagtaacagcaacaacaaacgacGACGGAGACGTGCTCTTGAGCAGGGCGCGCGCGACACTCGAGGTGTAGGCAACAACTATAGGGACCGTTACGCCGTGTGACTGTTAAGCCGCCATAGTCGCAGTCGCACGGATTTCAAGATTGTCGACTAGCCTTTCCCGCTCTTCGTCACCTCTACTTTCCAAAAGCCGTCGTCAAAAAAgcggcccacacacacacacacacacacacacatacaaaaagcgcaaagcaaacagagaaagcagaaacagaaaaaatggAGAAAAGAATAAAGGTAGAGCGAATGAGAAGGTAAAAATGGCGTGCAACTATTTACATATGTTCTTGAAGCAGTCGTCGCTCGCCGCTCGCCGCCTGTGCGACTGTGTGCAGCTGTCGACAGGAACAGCACACTGCCGCCCCCGAATATTGGGCACACCTACGCACTCAAGTTTTGGGCTTCTGTAAGAGTGTGCAAGGcaataaattaaaagcaaatttgCGCAAATTACACATGAATTTCAATTAGTTGCCAGCGGCTGGCAATTATAATGATGATTGCATATGGCCAGACCATTAAACGtggccaaaatgcaaattttcaacatttgttttttggtggGGAACATGgtaattttcaaatatttcaaatttcaacatTGCTTGCATTGAAGTGACTGTAAATGTACAACAGATGCATCATTTTATGGCCGGTGGTTGGGAAAATACACACATTTATCTAGTCACGATAAGTGGATATACACGGAGCAGAGAAAATGTTTCTAGACTGAATATTTGTAATTCTTTCAGCTTCCTCTGAACAGTATCAACAGGTGGTAATCTTCTCTGGACTTTCTATTGCATGATTTTATATGCCTGAACTTATTCCACCGTTGATGCCTGCCACAATATGTGTGACTGGCAGTGTGACATTCGAGGCgcattattatttatggccGCATGCCGTGAAAAATGTCAGTTGGCGACAAGTGTAGTGTTGTTTAAATGGCATGCACGGTTGCCacaacgacagcaacagcaacagtagcagcaggagaagcaaCAATAATGACAGCCGTACGAGTCGTACAAAAGAATTTGGCGCTCAATTTGATGTGAAACGTGCAGgaaccccacacacacacacacacacacacacacacaatcgcTCACAGACAgtgcaggagagagagagagtgagagtgaaaTGAAAAGTCGCAAAAGAAAGCTCAATACAAATAGCTGTGCTTGGCCTTTGTAGTTGACTGTTCCTGTCAGCCCCACTACCCTCTGCCACCCACGACCACAAGCAGAGAAAGAGCGGGACAGctgcagcaaaagaaaaatggGCAACGCAACATGTAACAGGCAAACAGAAGGCAAAAGAAAtcaacagaagcagaaaagcAGGAGCCCAAACACAAGGTATATTCATAAAGGGTATGGATATCCAAAGCAGCAGTCTCTATTCGCAGTTGCGTTCACAACGAGAGATGGAGTGGGAGAGTAACTAGACTA is a window of Drosophila pseudoobscura strain MV-25-SWS-2005 chromosome 3, UCI_Dpse_MV25, whole genome shotgun sequence DNA encoding:
- the fdl gene encoding probable beta-hexosaminidase fdl, giving the protein MSLAVSLRRALLVLLSGAIFILTVLYWNQGGSKTQAYSEAFERPHSHKDGSSFPIPVEKFWTYKCENDRCMRVSYHPGKTGKRVSFITCSMTCGYVNIWPAPTVKSLVSAHTTSFSVNVVQLEQDTPHREVRKQLQLAFDCFLKDLRQIQRLDYATSPPETGESESSSWASQNDVVGAAISGERRPGVLESLVVKISVQKSGDVSFSLDNDESYELTAITEGHRLQVEITANSFFGARHGLSTLQQLIWFDDEDHLLHTYVNSKVKDAPKFRYRGLMLDTSRHFFSVEAIKRTIVGMGLSKLNRFHWHLTDAQSFPYISRNYPELAEHGAYSEGETYTEQDVREVADFAKIHGVQVIPEIDAPAHAGNGWDWGPKRGMGELAVCINQQPWSFYCGEPPCGQLNPKNNHTYLILQRLYEELLQATGPTDLFHLGGDEVNLDCWAQYFNDTDLRGLWCDFMLQAMARLKLANNGVAPKYLAVWSSALTNTKCLPNSQFTVQVWGGSTWQENYDLLDNGYNVIFSHVDAWYLDCGFGSWRSTGEAACSPYRTWQNVYKHRPWERMRLDKKRRKQVLGGEACLWTEQVDENQLDNRLWPRAGALGERLWSDPSDDHDLDIMAPEVFRRISLFRTRLVELGIKAEALFPKYCAQNPGECI